The genomic window GCCTTTTATGCCCACGAAGAAGAGTCTGGCCGAAGCGAGTCCCTCAGGGCTGAACAACTCCATACGGTATAATAGGGAGGGATGTGGTCTCTATGCAAGGCCTATGCGGGAAACCACCTTTGGAGTGTCTCCCTGAGTTTCTTGAAGGATCGGTCCTGACATCTTGTGAGGCTTATGCGTGCTGCCAAGGTGCCAAATATACTGGAAGAGAAAGGACGAGTACTTCTGCGTAACGCCTCCTTGAGCGTCTCTTTAGGACGAGCAGGTTTTCCCAGCTCATTGCGTGGAACACTCTGCAGAATGCTATGAAGCTCTTCTTGCGAGAGACCTATCACCTCAGCCACATGGGGAGAATCACTCCATACCCATATCTCAAGCTCAGGATCAAGGACGATGACTGAGACGCTCTCACGATTCCAACC from Spirochaeta thermophila DSM 6192 includes these protein-coding regions:
- the mads4 gene encoding methylation-associated defense system protein MAD4 — protein: MRVDLVVLVADKDMEVAIQTLLQCRHQALGIRENITFDVYTHPQRDPGVVSDGVNFLRGFAGKCEYALVLFDREGCGREDRSAEELEEKMEEQLRRNGWNRESVSVIVLDPELEIWVWSDSPHVAEVIGLSQEELHSILQSVPRNELGKPARPKETLKEALRRSTRPFSSSIFGTLAARISLTRCQDRSFKKLRETLQRWFPA